The nucleotide window GGCCTAAACCTGTCCCGATAAGGAAGAACCCTAAGAAACGGAATTGCCTGGCGTTTAATTTTGTTTTACTCTTGACGGCCATTTTTGCTTGGTTTATGATAACATAAGCATGGAAGAAACGACAGATCAAACACCGGTTAGTAGTAATCCGCCAATACCCGATCAATCAGTCAGTGGGACCCCGCCGCTTGTCTCCCCGGAGCAACCATTGCCGGAAGTAAAATCAACACCTTCGTTTGTTCCCGAAACGGTCAAAATTGAAGATTCTTCCCAAGTTTCAATTCCTCAAGGCGGGAACACCGGAAAAAACCCCCTCTTTGCCTTTTTGGCCATAATCGTCCTGGCTTTAACCGTTTTGGCGGTTATTTTTCTTGTCTTGCCAAGACTAAAACTTAAGCCCGTGACTTTAACCTATTGGGGACTTTGGGAGCCGGAAAAAATTATGCAACCGATCATCGCTGATTTTCAAAAAACCCATCCCAAAATAACGATTAATTATGTAAGACAAAGCCCAAAACAATATCGGGAAAGACTAGCCTCGTCTTTAGCCAGAGGTGAAGGACCGGATCTTTTCAGGATTCATAATACCTGGCAGCCGATGTTTAATCGTGATTTGGCTCCGGTGCCCAAAAAAATCCTGCAGACTATAAATTTCAACCAAAATTTCTATCCGGTGGTGACGGAAAATTTTAAAAAGGGCAGCGATTATTTTGCCGTTCCCTTAGAGATTGACGGTTTAGGTCTTTATATCAATGAGGAGCTTTTTCGGACGGCGGGGAAAATTCCGACGGTTGCGACCTGGAATGATTTAAAAAAACTGGCCTGTGAAATGACCACCTGGGATGAGGAACGGATTCAGACAGCCGGAGTAGCTTTAGGCGCGACGAATAACGTGGAACACTGGTCGGACATTTTAGGTTTACTGATCTTACAAAGCGGTGTTGATCCGGCGAAGCCAACCGGCAGCCAGGCCGAAGACGCCTTAACTTTTTTCCATAGTTTTGAAACTATTCAGGCGTGTGACACGCCGCCGGGTAAAATTTGGGACGAGACTTTAGATAATTCGCTTTTGGCTTTTGCCAAGGGTAAAGTGGCGATGATTTTTGCTCCTTCCTGGGAAGCGTTTGAGATTAAAAGTCTTAATTCCAATCTTCAATTTAAAATCTTACCCGTGCCGCAACTTTCAGAAACAAAGGTTAATTGGGCTTCGTATTGGGCTGAGGGGGTTTGGGCAAAATCCCCAAATAAAGACGAGGCTTTTGAATTTTTGAATTATCTGAGTAGCAAAGAAGTGATGACCAAGCTTTACGCGGAAGAGGCAAAAATTCGTCTTTTCGGTGAACCTTACGCCAGAGTTGATTTGGGCAACACCCTGGTTAATGATCCTTATCTTGGTGCCTATATTAGTCAAGCGCCCCTGGCAAAATCTTTTTATTTAAGCTCCAGAACTTATGATAATGGGATTAACGATAAAATCATTAAATATTTTGAAGATGCTTTAAATTCTCTGGACAAAGGCGTTAGTCCTACGGCCGCTTTAGAAACTGTAGATAAAGGAGTGAATCAGGTTTTATCAACTTACGGCTTAGTTTCTTCTCTACCGGCCGGTAAATCTGCCCGCGAGTAAATGATCAAAATTAACGAAGCGATCTTGCGCACCCTAATTTACGCTGATCTTTTTGATTATCCGCTCACCGTGGAGGAAACGTGGCGGTTTCTTTTAATAAAAAAAAGCTCAAAAGAAGAAATTAAAAAAGCCTATCGTGATTTAAAACCAACCAAAGAATATGATGGTTTTTATTTTTTAAAAGGCAGGGAAAAAATTGTCGGACTGCGCAAAAAACGACAGAAATGGAGCCAAAAAAAATTAAAAATTGCCGAAAAGACAGCCAAATCTTTAAAACTTATTCCCTGGGTCAAAATGATTGGCATAACTGGAGGCTTAGCGATTTTGAATTCAGACAAAAACGACGATATTGATCTTTTGATTGTTTCTGCCAAAAAAAGACTCTGGTTGACGCGTTTTTTGGTCACTTTTCTGGTGAGTTTGGTCGGCAAGCGGCGCCAACCGGAAGAGACGCAAGTCAAAGATAAAATTTGTCTGAATATGTTTTTAGACGAAGAACATCTTAGGGTTCCCAAAAAAGAGCAGGATTTGTTTTCCGCTCACGAGATTTGCCAAATAAGACCGCTTTATGATAAAGATAAAACGTCCGCCAGATTTTTTAGGGAAAATCAGTGGGCAAAAAAATATTTGCCCAACGCCTCTTTCACGATACATAACATAGAACACGAAGCATTAAACATCAACCGAAAGAGAAAGTTCAAGATGGCAGATTTTGTCTTCAATCTTGTCGAAACTCTTTTAAAACTGTTTCAACTTTGGTTTATGAGAAAACGCCGGACCACCGAAGTTATTACCGAAGGAATTTTACGTTTTCATCCGCAAGATTCAAGAGATTGGATTTTTAAAGAATACGCCGCGCGTCTTCAAAAAAGGGGACTTGACAAGTTCTGATTTTCTGCTAGAATAGCACTCGTTATTATCGAGTGATAATATTTACAATAAGGAGATAGATTATGTTTAAGCCCAAAATTCAACCCTTGTTTGATTTAGTTTTAATTAAACCTCTTGAAGGAGAAGAAAAGACACCGGGTGGTATCGTTTTACCCGAATCAGCCAAGGAAAAACCCCAAAAAGGCGAAGTCATGGCGACCGGTCCCGGAGCGATGACGGACGATGGTAAATTAATCCCCATGAAAATAAAAATCGGTCAAAAAGTCATGTACAAAAAATGGGGCGGTAACGAGGTTAAAATAAACGGCGAAGAATGGTTATTGGTTGAGCAAAAAGACATCCTGGCAATATTAGAATAAATTTAAGGAGGCAAAATGGCGAAACAATTAAAATTTTCCGAAGAAGCACGACAATCACTTTCCCGCGGTATTAATACCCTTTTTCAAGCCGTCGTCACGACCTTAGGGCCTAAGGGCAGGAATGTCGCTTTGGATAAAAAATGGGGAGCCCCCAGTGTGGTTCATGATGGCGTGACCGTGGCTAAAGAAGTTGACCTTCCCGATCCGTTTGAAAATATGGGAGCGCAACTTATCAAAGAAGCCGCTTCTAAAACCAACGACGATACCGGTGATGGAACGACAACCGCGACGGTTTTAACTCAAGCGATAGTTTCGGAAGGCCTTAAAAATTTAACCGCCGGAGCCAATCCGATGATTTTGAAAAAAGGGATTGAAAAAGGCGTCGAGGCCGTTGTTGCGGAACTGAAAAAAATGGCCAAACCGGTTAAGGGGAAGCAGGATATTACGCAAGTGGCCACGATTTCCGCTGCGGAAACAGCCATTGGTGAAAAAATTGCCGAAGCTTTGGAAAAAGTCGGCAAAGATGGGGTTGTCACCGTTGAAGAAGGCAAAGGTTTAACTTTGGAAATTGCCTATAAAGAAGGAATGGAATTTGACAAAGGTTACGCCTCGGCTTACTTTGTGACGAATCCCGATAAAATGGAAGCGGAAATCGAAGATGCTTATCTTTTGATTACGGACAAAAAAATCAGCGCCATTGCCGATCTTTTGCCGTTCTTGGAAAATTTTGTGAAGGTTTCCAAAAACTTGGTGATTATTGCCGATGAAATTGACGGCGAAGCGTTGGCGACCCTAGTTGTTAACAAACTTCGGGGGACTTTTAATATTTTAGCCGTCAAAGCTCCGGGTTTTGGCGACAGACGCAAAGAAATGCTCGAAGATTTGGCGATTTTAACCGGCGGCACGGTTATTTCCGAAGATACCGGGAGAAAACTGGAAAACGTGGCGATTGAAGATTGCGGACGGGCTGATAAAGTCTGGGCTAACAACGAAAATTGCCGGATTATCGGCGGCAAAGGGACTAAAGCCACAATCAGCGCCAGAATTTCTCAAATTAAAAAACAAATTAGCGAAACAACTTCTGATTTCGATAAGGAAAAATTTGAAGAAAGACTGGCCAAACTTTCCGGCGGAGTGGCGGTTTTAGAAGTCGGGGCAGCGACCGAAGTCGAGCTTAAGGAAAAACAAGAAAGAGTCAAAGACGCCGTGGCGGCAACCAAAGCTGCCATTGAAGAAGGGATTATTCCCGGCGGAGGAGTCGCTTTGATTCGCGCCATGCAAGTTCTGGATAAACTGGAAAAAGAAACCGAAGCCGAGGATGAAAAAATTGGCGTGAGAATTTTAAGAAAAGCTCTTTCTCAGCCGCTTTGGTGGATTGCTCAAAATTCCGGGGCTAAGGCTGACGCTATCTTAGAGAAAGTTAAAGAAGGAGCCCAAGATTTTGGTTTTGACGCTT belongs to Patescibacteria group bacterium and includes:
- a CDS encoding extracellular solute-binding protein; the encoded protein is MEETTDQTPVSSNPPIPDQSVSGTPPLVSPEQPLPEVKSTPSFVPETVKIEDSSQVSIPQGGNTGKNPLFAFLAIIVLALTVLAVIFLVLPRLKLKPVTLTYWGLWEPEKIMQPIIADFQKTHPKITINYVRQSPKQYRERLASSLARGEGPDLFRIHNTWQPMFNRDLAPVPKKILQTINFNQNFYPVVTENFKKGSDYFAVPLEIDGLGLYINEELFRTAGKIPTVATWNDLKKLACEMTTWDEERIQTAGVALGATNNVEHWSDILGLLILQSGVDPAKPTGSQAEDALTFFHSFETIQACDTPPGKIWDETLDNSLLAFAKGKVAMIFAPSWEAFEIKSLNSNLQFKILPVPQLSETKVNWASYWAEGVWAKSPNKDEAFEFLNYLSSKEVMTKLYAEEAKIRLFGEPYARVDLGNTLVNDPYLGAYISQAPLAKSFYLSSRTYDNGINDKIIKYFEDALNSLDKGVSPTAALETVDKGVNQVLSTYGLVSSLPAGKSARE
- the groL gene encoding chaperonin GroEL (60 kDa chaperone family; promotes refolding of misfolded polypeptides especially under stressful conditions; forms two stacked rings of heptamers to form a barrel-shaped 14mer; ends can be capped by GroES; misfolded proteins enter the barrel where they are refolded when GroES binds); translated protein: MAKQLKFSEEARQSLSRGINTLFQAVVTTLGPKGRNVALDKKWGAPSVVHDGVTVAKEVDLPDPFENMGAQLIKEAASKTNDDTGDGTTTATVLTQAIVSEGLKNLTAGANPMILKKGIEKGVEAVVAELKKMAKPVKGKQDITQVATISAAETAIGEKIAEALEKVGKDGVVTVEEGKGLTLEIAYKEGMEFDKGYASAYFVTNPDKMEAEIEDAYLLITDKKISAIADLLPFLENFVKVSKNLVIIADEIDGEALATLVVNKLRGTFNILAVKAPGFGDRRKEMLEDLAILTGGTVISEDTGRKLENVAIEDCGRADKVWANNENCRIIGGKGTKATISARISQIKKQISETTSDFDKEKFEERLAKLSGGVAVLEVGAATEVELKEKQERVKDAVAATKAAIEEGIIPGGGVALIRAMQVLDKLEKETEAEDEKIGVRILRKALSQPLWWIAQNSGAKADAILEKVKEGAQDFGFDALSGDFGSMVSKGIIDPLKVTRSALQNAASVAEMILTTECLITDIPEKEKTPQVPGGMGGMGEY
- a CDS encoding co-chaperone GroES — encoded protein: MFKPKIQPLFDLVLIKPLEGEEKTPGGIVLPESAKEKPQKGEVMATGPGAMTDDGKLIPMKIKIGQKVMYKKWGGNEVKINGEEWLLVEQKDILAILE